The following are encoded together in the Roseobacter denitrificans OCh 114 genome:
- a CDS encoding tripartite tricarboxylate transporter permease, which yields MELIGHLADGFATSLSPLNLFIVIIGVTAGLFIGAMPGLGSVNGVAIVLPMTFIVPPSSAIILLCAIYYGAMYGGAISSILLGIPGASTAVATTFDGRPMAQQGRAGLALIAAAVASFVGGTISVILFTLFAAPLADVALAFGPAEEFALVLLAFTTFVGLGGDDILKTIIMICLGLALSTVGLDLISGDPRLIFFDQPGFYSGVSFLVLAIGIYGVGEILYTIETSKSAPSVTPARLTFRDLWFGIKEVGKLWKTLGFGSSMGFFVGMLPAAGATPAALMSYGLSKLMSKQPETFGKGNIEGVASPETANNAASTGSLLPMLTLGIPGSPTTALLLGGMVMWGLVPGPMLFIEQPDFVWGLISSLYTANLAAVLVNLALIPVFVWALRMPFTVLCTLVLVLCIVGGFAPSQKMHDVWLIIGFGVAGYLLRKAEYPMAPLVLALVLGPLMEKSFRQTLISEQGNMMAFIERPLSGTFIAISVVFFLLPLLKYVKKANRAQKA from the coding sequence ATGGAACTCATCGGTCATCTGGCGGACGGCTTTGCCACGTCCCTCTCGCCGCTCAACCTCTTTATCGTGATCATCGGCGTCACAGCCGGGCTTTTCATCGGCGCTATGCCGGGTCTTGGCTCGGTCAATGGTGTGGCCATTGTGCTGCCCATGACGTTTATCGTGCCGCCCTCCTCGGCCATCATCCTGCTGTGCGCCATCTATTATGGCGCCATGTATGGCGGCGCGATCAGTTCGATCCTGCTGGGCATCCCGGGCGCTTCCACGGCCGTGGCGACAACATTTGATGGACGACCCATGGCGCAACAGGGCCGCGCGGGTCTGGCGCTGATTGCGGCGGCTGTTGCTTCCTTTGTGGGCGGTACGATCTCGGTGATCCTGTTCACGCTGTTTGCCGCCCCTTTGGCCGATGTGGCGCTCGCCTTCGGCCCTGCTGAGGAGTTCGCGCTGGTCCTGCTTGCCTTCACCACATTCGTGGGCCTCGGTGGGGATGACATCCTGAAGACCATCATCATGATCTGTCTCGGTCTTGCGCTTTCCACTGTTGGGCTGGATCTGATCTCCGGTGATCCAAGGCTGATTTTCTTTGACCAGCCGGGCTTTTACTCAGGCGTCAGCTTTCTGGTGCTGGCTATCGGCATCTATGGCGTCGGCGAAATTCTCTATACCATCGAAACATCAAAATCCGCCCCCTCCGTCACGCCGGCAAGACTGACGTTCCGCGATCTGTGGTTTGGCATCAAAGAGGTAGGCAAACTCTGGAAAACCCTCGGTTTTGGCTCTTCCATGGGCTTCTTCGTCGGCATGCTGCCCGCCGCCGGGGCCACGCCTGCCGCGCTGATGTCCTATGGTCTGTCCAAACTGATGTCCAAACAACCAGAGACCTTTGGCAAGGGCAATATCGAGGGCGTCGCCTCGCCTGAAACGGCCAACAACGCCGCCTCGACCGGATCGCTGCTGCCGATGCTGACCCTGGGGATTCCCGGCTCTCCGACCACGGCCTTGTTGCTGGGCGGGATGGTCATGTGGGGGCTTGTGCCCGGGCCGATGTTGTTCATCGAACAGCCCGATTTCGTCTGGGGTCTGATTTCCTCGCTGTACACGGCGAACCTTGCCGCGGTGCTGGTCAACCTCGCGCTGATCCCGGTCTTTGTCTGGGCGCTGAGGATGCCGTTCACTGTTTTGTGCACGCTTGTTCTGGTGCTCTGCATCGTCGGGGGATTTGCGCCGAGCCAGAAAATGCATGACGTCTGGCTGATCATCGGCTTTGGCGTTGCGGGGTATCTGTTGCGCAAGGCGGAATACCCGATGGCACCGCTGGTGCTGGCCCTCGTGCTGGGTCCGCTGATGGAAAAGAGCTTCCGTCAAACCCTCATCTCGGAGCAGGGCAACATGATGGCCTTTATCGAACGGCCCTTGTCTGGCACCTTTATCGCCATCAGTGTGGTGTTCTTCTTGCTGCCCTTGCTCAAGTACGTCAAAAAGGCGAACCGTGCGCAAAAGGCTTGA
- a CDS encoding tripartite tricarboxylate transporter TctB family protein codes for MADRVIAGAIMALSLYFMWHASELSIGWNGMTGGPGGGAFPFWLSAIMFVCAAGILVRSLRGKTDYSGNFFDPETLSWVVSVAVALTITIALMPVAGAYIALPLFMFWYLKIFGRHGWTLTASLCICTPIFLFFFFEVTLKILLPKGLTEPLFFPLYAMFF; via the coding sequence ATGGCTGACAGAGTGATCGCCGGGGCCATAATGGCCCTTTCCCTGTACTTCATGTGGCACGCATCGGAGCTGTCCATTGGCTGGAACGGAATGACCGGCGGGCCGGGCGGCGGGGCCTTCCCGTTCTGGCTCTCGGCGATCATGTTTGTCTGCGCCGCAGGTATTCTGGTCCGGAGCCTGCGGGGCAAGACCGACTATTCAGGCAACTTCTTTGACCCTGAAACGCTCTCCTGGGTGGTCAGCGTCGCAGTTGCACTCACGATCACAATTGCGCTGATGCCCGTGGCGGGCGCCTACATCGCACTGCCGCTCTTCATGTTCTGGTATCTCAAGATCTTTGGCAGACACGGCTGGACCCTGACAGCGTCCCTTTGCATCTGCACGCCGATCTTCCTGTTCTTTTTCTTCGAAGTCACTCTGAAGATCCTGTTGCCCAAGGGCCTGACAGAGCCACTCTTTTTCCCGCTCTACGCGATGTTCTTCTAG